One Peribacillus simplex NBRC 15720 = DSM 1321 genomic region harbors:
- a CDS encoding Gfo/Idh/MocA family protein, whose amino-acid sequence MKQMTAIIIGAGDRGVRAYAPYALEYPNELKITGVAEPNKERRTKFQQEHNISNENSFESWEDAFNPGRKIADVAIICTLDRNHFKPTMKALELGYHVLLEKPMSPDPMECIAMEQAAQKYNRHLTICHVLRYTEFWATIKKIISSGEIGEVVSLQLNENVEVMHMSHSFVRGNWNNKERTSPMILQKSCHDMDIISFVIDKECKRISSYGSLMHFKEENAPIGAPKRCLDGCPVEHECPFHAGRYYLGEGKGWARKFTEDYTNEGIIKALNETPFGKCVYRSDNNVVDHQVVNMEFEGGATATFSMCGFTREQTRIVQIMGTKGEIRGNMEENSISIFNFLTKHETIIRFDNPIGGHGGGDNSIIRTFLREIQYGNKQDSVSSALASVRSHLMAFAAEESRLKQGQSINIDDYYNSLKEKPRGK is encoded by the coding sequence ATGAAACAAATGACAGCAATAATAATCGGGGCAGGTGACAGAGGGGTAAGAGCTTATGCACCTTATGCCTTAGAATACCCTAATGAATTAAAGATCACAGGTGTGGCTGAGCCGAATAAAGAAAGAAGAACTAAATTTCAACAAGAACATAATATTTCCAACGAAAATAGTTTTGAGTCTTGGGAAGATGCATTCAATCCAGGAAGAAAAATTGCTGATGTAGCTATTATTTGTACACTTGATCGCAACCACTTTAAACCGACCATGAAAGCATTGGAACTGGGTTATCATGTTTTGTTGGAAAAGCCTATGTCCCCAGACCCAATGGAATGCATAGCGATGGAACAAGCAGCCCAAAAGTATAATCGACATCTTACAATATGCCATGTATTGAGGTATACAGAATTTTGGGCAACAATTAAAAAGATTATTTCATCAGGAGAAATTGGTGAGGTAGTTTCGCTTCAATTAAATGAAAATGTAGAAGTGATGCATATGTCGCATAGCTTTGTCCGTGGCAATTGGAATAATAAAGAACGAACAAGTCCGATGATTCTGCAAAAATCATGTCATGATATGGATATTATTTCTTTCGTGATAGACAAGGAGTGTAAACGCATTAGTTCATATGGTTCGCTTATGCATTTTAAGGAAGAAAATGCACCAATTGGAGCACCGAAAAGATGTTTAGATGGCTGTCCTGTTGAACATGAATGCCCATTTCATGCTGGAAGGTATTATCTAGGTGAAGGAAAAGGATGGGCAAGGAAATTTACAGAGGACTATACAAATGAAGGAATAATAAAAGCATTAAATGAAACTCCATTTGGAAAATGCGTATATCGCTCAGATAATAATGTGGTGGATCATCAAGTTGTAAATATGGAATTCGAGGGTGGAGCAACAGCGACGTTTAGTATGTGCGGGTTCACAAGGGAGCAAACACGTATTGTTCAAATAATGGGAACAAAAGGAGAAATACGTGGGAATATGGAGGAAAATAGTATTTCGATTTTTAATTTTCTCACCAAGCATGAAACGATAATAAGATTTGACAATCCCATTGGTGGACATGGTGGTGGAGATAACAGCATCATTAGGACTTTCTTGAGAGAAATTCAATATGGAAATAAACAAGATAGCGTTTCTTCCGCACTTGCTTCAGTAAGAAGTCACCTAATGGCATTTGCTGCTGAAGAGTCAAGGCTAAAACAGGGTCAATCCATTAATATTGACGATTATTATAATAGTTTAAAAGAAAAACCAAGAGGTAAGTAA